Proteins encoded in a region of the Streptomyces sp. NBC_00513 genome:
- a CDS encoding WhiB family transcriptional regulator, with protein sequence MDWRHNAVCREEDPELFFPIGNTGPALLQIEEAKAVCRRCPVMEQCLQWALESGQDSGVWGGLSEDERRAMKRRAARNRARNATA encoded by the coding sequence ATGGACTGGCGTCACAACGCCGTTTGTCGTGAGGAAGACCCGGAACTCTTCTTCCCCATCGGCAACACCGGTCCTGCGCTGCTGCAGATCGAGGAAGCCAAGGCCGTCTGCCGCCGCTGCCCCGTGATGGAGCAGTGCCTGCAGTGGGCGCTCGAGTCCGGTCAGGACTCCGGTGTCTGGGGCGGCCTCAGCGAGGACGAGCGCCGCGCGATGAAGCGCCGCGCCGCTCGCAATCGGGCGCGCAACGCCACCGCCTGA
- a CDS encoding diacylglycerol kinase family protein: MRALLVANPAATTTSARTRDVLTHALASEMKLEAVTTEYRGHARDLGRRAANEGVDLVVALGGDGTVNEVVNGLLHNGPDPDRLPRLAVVPGGSTNVFARALGLPNDAVEATGALLDALREERERTVGLGLAAGTPGTEDESVPARWFTFCAGFGFDAGVVGRVEQQRERGKRSTHALYVRQLMRQFWDEPNRRHGTVTLERPGADPVTDLVLSIVCNTSPWTYLGNRPLYASPEASFDTALDVLALDRLSTPAVARYATQLLTSTPERGPHGKHAVSLHDLTDFTLHSKVPLPFQMDGDHLGLRTSVRFTGVRRALRVIV; the protein is encoded by the coding sequence ATGCGTGCACTTCTCGTGGCCAACCCAGCAGCGACGACGACCAGTGCGCGCACGCGTGACGTCCTGACCCACGCCCTGGCCAGCGAGATGAAGCTGGAGGCGGTGACCACCGAGTACCGGGGGCACGCGCGGGACCTCGGACGCAGGGCGGCCAACGAGGGTGTCGACCTCGTCGTGGCCCTGGGCGGTGACGGCACCGTCAACGAGGTGGTCAACGGACTGCTGCACAACGGGCCCGATCCGGACCGGCTGCCCCGGCTCGCGGTGGTCCCCGGCGGATCCACGAACGTGTTCGCCCGTGCGCTCGGCCTGCCGAACGACGCGGTCGAGGCTACCGGCGCCCTGCTCGACGCGCTCCGCGAGGAACGCGAACGCACGGTCGGTCTGGGTCTGGCGGCCGGCACCCCGGGCACGGAGGACGAATCGGTCCCGGCGCGCTGGTTCACCTTCTGCGCGGGCTTCGGCTTCGACGCGGGTGTGGTGGGGCGGGTGGAGCAGCAGCGGGAACGCGGCAAGCGTTCGACACACGCCCTCTATGTGCGACAGCTCATGCGTCAGTTCTGGGACGAGCCGAACCGCAGGCACGGCACGGTCACGCTGGAGCGGCCCGGCGCGGATCCGGTGACGGATCTGGTGCTGTCGATAGTCTGCAACACCTCGCCGTGGACGTATCTGGGCAATCGTCCGCTTTACGCGTCCCCGGAGGCGTCGTTCGATACCGCGCTTGACGTACTGGCACTCGATCGTTTGTCAACTCCGGCGGTCGCCAGGTACGCCACGCAGCTCCTGACCTCGACTCCTGAACGCGGGCCGCACGGCAAGCATGCGGTGTCTCTGCACGATCTGACCGACTTCACCTTGCATTCGAAGGTTCCGCTCCCGTTCCAGATGGACGGCGACCACCTCGGGCTGCGCACCAGCGTTCGGTTCACAGGCGTACGCCGTGCACTGCGTGTGATTGTGTGA
- a CDS encoding RNA polymerase sigma factor SigF, producing MPVRGGDRPRVRHEVDGGIPEQLHARPHPADADAEDGFLDSAERRAGPVSENQHEEPQPAQPPPAAATAPMAPIPMAPAAHVPLPDPRDRSGARALFFELRELPDGSPERAELRNRLVRMHLPLVEHLARRFRNRGEPLDDLTQVATIGLIKSVDRFDPDRGVEFSTYATPTVVGEIKRHFRDKGWAVRVPRRLQELRLSLTTATAELSQQHGRSPTVHELAERLGISEEEVLEGLESANAYSTLSLDVPDTDDESPAVADTLGSEDEALEGVEYRESLKPLLEGLPPREKRILLLRFFGNMTQSQIAQEVGISQMHVSRLLARTLAQLREKLLVEE from the coding sequence ATCCCGGTGCGGGGCGGGGATCGGCCCCGGGTACGACACGAGGTCGACGGTGGCATCCCGGAGCAACTGCACGCCCGGCCACACCCGGCCGACGCGGATGCGGAAGACGGCTTTTTGGACTCGGCGGAGCGACGGGCGGGCCCTGTGAGCGAGAACCAGCACGAAGAACCACAACCAGCACAGCCACCGCCGGCCGCTGCCACGGCCCCGATGGCCCCGATCCCGATGGCGCCGGCGGCACACGTGCCGCTGCCGGATCCGCGCGACCGCAGTGGCGCGCGGGCCCTCTTCTTCGAGCTGCGGGAACTGCCCGACGGCTCGCCGGAGCGGGCCGAACTGCGCAACCGGCTGGTCCGGATGCACCTGCCGCTGGTCGAGCACCTGGCACGGCGGTTCCGCAACCGCGGCGAGCCGCTGGACGACCTGACCCAGGTGGCGACCATCGGCCTGATCAAGTCGGTGGACCGGTTCGACCCGGACCGCGGCGTCGAGTTCTCGACGTACGCCACGCCCACGGTCGTCGGCGAGATCAAGCGCCACTTCCGTGACAAGGGCTGGGCGGTGCGGGTGCCGCGCCGTCTTCAGGAGCTGCGGCTCTCGTTGACCACGGCCACGGCGGAACTCTCACAGCAGCACGGCCGCTCCCCCACGGTGCACGAGCTGGCGGAACGGCTCGGCATCTCCGAGGAGGAGGTGTTGGAGGGGCTGGAATCGGCCAATGCCTACAGCACGCTCTCCCTGGACGTCCCCGACACCGACGACGAGTCGCCGGCCGTGGCGGACACCCTGGGTTCGGAGGACGAGGCGCTGGAGGGCGTCGAGTACCGCGAGTCCCTCAAGCCGCTGCTGGAAGGACTGCCGCCGCGGGAGAAGCGGATCCTGCTGCTGCGGTTCTTCGGCAACATGACCCAGTCGCAGATCGCGCAGGAGGTCGGCATCTCCCAGATGCACGTCTCCCGCCTGCTGGCCCGCACCCTGGCCCAGCTCCGGGAGAAGCTCCTCGTCGAGGAGTAG
- a CDS encoding anti-sigma regulatory factor, which produces MSQIAGEPGTQDFVEVRLPAAGAYLSVLRTATAGLAARLDFTLDEIEDLRIAVDEACAILLQQAVPGSVLSCVFRLVDDSLEVTVSAPTTDGRAPERDTFAWTVLSALAGKVEATVEEDRTVSISLYKQRGAGPGPA; this is translated from the coding sequence GTGTCCCAGATCGCAGGCGAGCCCGGGACCCAGGACTTCGTGGAAGTCCGGCTGCCGGCTGCGGGTGCCTACCTGTCGGTGCTGCGAACGGCCACGGCCGGCCTCGCCGCACGTTTGGACTTCACCCTCGACGAGATCGAGGACCTCCGCATCGCGGTGGACGAAGCCTGCGCGATCCTGCTCCAGCAGGCCGTGCCCGGCTCCGTCCTCAGTTGCGTCTTCCGGCTGGTCGACGACTCGCTGGAGGTCACGGTCTCCGCACCGACCACCGACGGGCGCGCACCGGAGCGGGACACGTTCGCGTGGACGGTCCTGTCGGCGCTGGCCGGCAAGGTCGAGGCGACGGTCGAGGAGGACCGGACAGTGAGCATCAGCCTCTACAAACAGCGCGGCGCGGGGCCAGGCCCGGCGTGA
- a CDS encoding UBP-type zinc finger domain-containing protein, with the protein MSECTHVAELPRPEPIPLAQTCPECLTLGSHPVQLRMCLACGYVACCDSSPYRHATAHHHQTGHPMMRSFEPGETWRWCFVHGSIV; encoded by the coding sequence ATGAGCGAGTGCACCCACGTTGCCGAACTGCCGCGCCCCGAGCCCATCCCCCTTGCCCAGACCTGTCCCGAATGTCTGACGCTCGGGAGCCATCCGGTACAGCTGCGGATGTGCCTGGCGTGCGGTTACGTGGCCTGCTGCGATTCCTCCCCCTACCGGCACGCCACGGCGCACCACCATCAGACGGGCCACCCGATGATGCGCAGCTTCGAACCGGGCGAGACCTGGCGGTGGTGTTTTGTCCACGGTTCGATCGTCTGA